One window from the genome of Pseudomonas sp. L5B5 encodes:
- a CDS encoding glutathione S-transferase, whose amino-acid sequence MSIPSMTLFHNPASPYVRKVMVLLHETGQLERVALHGCQLTPITPDATLNQDNPLGKIPALRLANGQVLYDSRVILDYLDQQHVGNPLIPREGSARWRRLTLAALADGIMDASVLVRYEQVLRAPEKQSQPWLEGQRDKIRRALAELEAQAIAELASHFDIAAISVACALGYLDFRHPDLQWRQAQPQLAAWYAEVSQRASMLATQPPA is encoded by the coding sequence ATGTCCATCCCCAGCATGACGCTGTTCCACAACCCGGCATCACCTTACGTGCGCAAAGTCATGGTGCTGCTGCACGAAACCGGGCAACTGGAGCGTGTGGCCCTGCACGGCTGCCAGCTGACCCCGATCACGCCCGATGCCACGCTGAACCAGGACAACCCGCTGGGCAAGATCCCTGCCCTGCGCCTGGCCAACGGCCAGGTGCTGTACGACAGCCGGGTGATTCTCGATTACCTGGACCAGCAGCACGTCGGCAATCCGCTGATCCCTCGCGAAGGCTCGGCCCGCTGGCGGCGCCTGACCCTCGCCGCCCTGGCCGACGGCATCATGGATGCGTCGGTGCTAGTGCGCTACGAACAGGTCCTGCGAGCCCCCGAAAAACAGTCGCAACCCTGGCTCGAAGGCCAGCGTGACAAGATCCGTCGGGCCCTGGCAGAGCTGGAGGCCCAGGCCATCGCCGAACTGGCCAGCCACTTCGACATCGCCGCCATCAGCGTCGCCTGTGCCCTGGGCTACCTGGACTTTCGCCACCCCGATCTGCAGTGGCGCCAGGCCCAGCCCCAGCTCGCCGCCTGGTACGCCGAGGTCAGCCAGCGCGCGTCGATGCTCGCCACCCAACCTCCGGCCTAG
- a CDS encoding RNA polymerase sigma factor codes for MPSIQSPRNELVGALYRDHRGWLLAWLRRNVACAQRAEDLSQDTFVRLLGREELKAPREPRAFLVAVAKGLLFDHFRRAALEQAYLNELLLVPEAEQPSPEEQQMILEDLKAIDRLLGKLSSKARAAFLYNRLDGLTHGQIAERLGVSVPRVRQYLAQGIRQCYIALYGEPT; via the coding sequence TTGCCGTCAATCCAAAGCCCCCGCAATGAGCTGGTTGGTGCGCTCTACCGCGACCACCGTGGTTGGCTGCTGGCTTGGTTGCGACGCAACGTGGCCTGCGCCCAGCGCGCCGAGGACCTGAGCCAGGACACCTTCGTGCGCCTGCTGGGCCGCGAAGAGCTCAAGGCTCCCCGGGAGCCCCGGGCCTTCCTGGTGGCCGTGGCCAAGGGCCTGCTGTTCGATCACTTCCGCCGTGCCGCGCTGGAACAGGCCTACTTGAACGAACTGTTGCTGGTGCCTGAAGCCGAACAGCCCTCACCCGAAGAGCAGCAGATGATCCTCGAAGACCTCAAGGCCATCGACCGCCTGCTGGGCAAGCTGTCGAGCAAGGCCAGGGCGGCCTTCCTCTATAACCGCCTCGACGGCCTGACCCATGGGCAAATCGCCGAGCGCCTGGGCGTCTCGGTACCACGGGTACGCCAGTACCTGGCCCAGGGTATCCGCCAGTGCTACATCGCCCTGTATGGGGAGCCAACATGA
- a CDS encoding FecR family protein, giving the protein MTPISSKPVSAQVLDAAIAWQLSLDGGGSALDREEFAKWHAAHEEHARAWRQLGMLDQRFSRASGPARNALVQSREGLRRRVRKLGRGIASVVLVGGLALFAGQHYLPLDYWLADQRTATGEQLTLRLVDGTLISLNTHSAVDVRFDDKQRRIVLQEGEVLIETGHNDTRPFIVETRDGQLRALGTRFLVKREDQGTRLGVLQSAVAARPQARQHETVFKEGQQVLMHRDGLQAQQALGLGADAWIRGMLVVDNARLGDLIEELGRYRPGYLAVAPEVADLRITGSFPLHDTDLALDALLPTLPVQIERRTDWWVNVVAKAETKP; this is encoded by the coding sequence ATGACCCCCATCAGTTCCAAACCGGTGTCCGCCCAGGTGCTGGACGCCGCCATCGCCTGGCAACTGTCGCTGGACGGCGGTGGCAGTGCCTTGGATCGCGAGGAGTTCGCCAAGTGGCACGCCGCCCATGAAGAACACGCCCGCGCCTGGCGCCAGCTGGGCATGCTTGACCAGCGATTCAGCCGGGCCTCGGGGCCGGCCCGCAACGCCCTGGTGCAATCACGCGAAGGCCTGCGCCGACGCGTGCGCAAGCTTGGACGTGGGATTGCCAGCGTGGTGCTGGTCGGTGGACTGGCCCTGTTCGCCGGGCAACATTACCTGCCGCTGGACTACTGGTTGGCCGACCAGCGCACCGCCACCGGCGAACAGCTCACCCTGCGCCTGGTCGATGGCACCCTGATCAGCCTCAACACCCACAGCGCGGTGGACGTGCGCTTCGACGACAAGCAGCGGCGCATCGTCCTGCAGGAAGGGGAGGTGCTGATCGAGACGGGGCACAACGACACTCGCCCGTTCATCGTCGAGACCCGCGATGGCCAGTTGCGGGCCCTGGGCACACGGTTCCTGGTCAAGCGCGAAGACCAGGGAACGCGCCTGGGCGTGCTGCAGTCGGCCGTGGCGGCGCGGCCCCAGGCTCGCCAGCACGAAACGGTGTTCAAGGAAGGCCAGCAGGTGCTGATGCACCGTGACGGCCTGCAAGCGCAGCAGGCCCTGGGCCTGGGCGCCGACGCCTGGATCCGGGGCATGCTGGTGGTGGACAACGCTCGCCTGGGCGACCTGATCGAAGAGCTGGGTCGCTATCGCCCCGGCTACCTGGCCGTCGCTCCCGAAGTGGCCGACCTGCGCATCACCGGCAGCTTTCCGCTGCACGATACCGACCTGGCACTCGATGCCCTGCTGCCGACCCTGCCGGTGCAGATCGAGCGGCGCACCGACTGGTGGGTCAACGTCGTCGCCAAGGCCGAAACCAAGCCTTGA
- a CDS encoding ATP-dependent zinc protease — protein MKSVLALLSLVALPVLAAEPTLYGRYENIRLPEIGETLQAKMDTGALTASLSAKDIQTFTRDGENWVRFRLATKDAGSKVYEHKVARISKIKSRSDEDDDREEPQAAKRPVVELEMCLGNVKRTVEVNLTDRSSFNYPLLIGAKALREFGAAVNPARRYTADKPDC, from the coding sequence GTGAAATCCGTCCTTGCTCTGCTGTCTCTCGTTGCGCTGCCGGTCCTGGCCGCCGAACCGACCCTGTACGGTCGTTACGAAAACATCCGCCTGCCGGAAATCGGCGAAACCCTGCAAGCCAAGATGGACACCGGGGCCCTGACGGCGTCGCTGTCGGCCAAGGACATCCAGACGTTCACCCGCGACGGTGAGAACTGGGTGCGCTTCCGCCTGGCCACCAAGGACGCCGGCAGCAAGGTCTACGAACACAAGGTGGCGCGGATCAGCAAGATCAAGAGCCGCTCCGACGAGGACGATGACCGCGAAGAACCGCAGGCGGCCAAGCGCCCGGTGGTGGAGCTGGAGATGTGCCTGGGCAACGTCAAGCGCACGGTGGAGGTCAACCTCACCGATCGCAGCAGCTTCAACTACCCACTGCTGATCGGGGCCAAGGCCCTGCGTGAGTTCGGCGCGGCGGTGAACCCCGCGCGGCGCTACACCGCCGATAAACCTGACTGCTGA
- a CDS encoding alpha/beta fold hydrolase — MQTVQLNDTLMTYTTTGDPHAPTLLLLSGWCQDRRLFKTLAPLLAERFQVICLDWRGHDPDQTDSGDFSALDLADDLLAFIDFKGLEQVRLVSTSHGCWVNLEACERLGSKRLPRTVVIDWLMQPHDGFWQQLAQGQHLTDYATGRQSFFDEWAASTDNADVLEHLRSEMPWFDGAMWRRACREIEICYRRWGSPLERMSAIADKPLVRHIYSQPPTLDYRRMQQAFAVEHSWFEPCHIPGNTHFPTLENPVAVARAITEFLAG, encoded by the coding sequence ATGCAGACCGTGCAGTTGAACGACACCCTGATGACCTACACCACAACCGGCGACCCCCATGCCCCGACCCTGCTGCTGCTCAGCGGCTGGTGCCAGGATCGCCGGCTGTTCAAGACCCTGGCCCCGCTGCTGGCCGAGCGCTTCCAGGTGATCTGCCTGGACTGGCGCGGGCACGACCCGGACCAGACCGACAGCGGCGACTTCAGTGCCCTGGACCTGGCCGACGACCTGCTGGCCTTCATCGACTTCAAGGGCCTGGAGCAGGTGCGCCTGGTCTCCACGTCCCATGGTTGCTGGGTCAACCTGGAAGCCTGCGAGCGCCTGGGCAGCAAACGCCTGCCCAGGACCGTGGTGATCGACTGGCTGATGCAACCCCACGACGGTTTCTGGCAGCAACTCGCCCAGGGCCAGCACCTGACGGACTACGCCACCGGGCGCCAGAGCTTCTTCGACGAGTGGGCCGCCAGCACCGATAACGCCGATGTACTCGAGCACCTGCGCAGCGAGATGCCCTGGTTCGACGGCGCCATGTGGCGCCGCGCCTGCCGCGAAATCGAGATCTGCTACCGGCGCTGGGGCAGCCCGCTGGAGCGCATGTCGGCCATCGCCGACAAGCCCCTGGTCCGGCATATCTATTCGCAACCGCCCACCCTCGACTACCGCCGCATGCAACAGGCTTTCGCCGTTGAACACAGCTGGTTCGAGCCCTGCCACATTCCCGGCAATACCCACTTCCCGACCCTTGAGAATCCCGTGGCAGTGGCCCGGGCCATCACCGAATTCCTTGCCGGCTGA
- the creD gene encoding cell envelope integrity protein CreD, which translates to MNRNLTFKLGAIGLLIMLLMIPLLLISGLIGERQQLRDGVLDDIARSSSTQQQLRGPVMVVEYRKTVRTWKTDEKTKKRYQEIGEEQGRMFFLPEHFELDGKVQTELRARGIYEARLFHADNHISGQFVVPEQYGIKEDFADYKFAQPFLAVGISDIRGIENALQLQLNGQTLDFAPGTFVSWLDEGVHVTLPPLDLKKASRLDFAFDLRLQGTGQLAVLPVGKTSKVLLTANWPHPSFIGNYLPVRREVTEKGFSAIWQTSFFSTNLEHAMERCALGTQCQGFNSRSFGVSFIDPVDQYLKSDRAIKYALLFIGLTFAGFFLFEVLKNLSVHPIQYGLVGVALAFFYLLLLSLSEHLGFAQAYGVSAAACVGLIGFYVSHVLHSWRNGAMFAVSLAALYGLLYGLLSAEDYALLMGSLLLFGLLGVFMVLTRKLDWYGVGQRKEPQPLQFDLGVIRE; encoded by the coding sequence ATGAACCGCAATCTGACTTTCAAGCTCGGGGCCATTGGCCTGCTGATCATGCTGTTGATGATCCCGCTGCTGCTGATCAGCGGCCTGATCGGCGAGCGCCAGCAGCTACGCGACGGCGTGCTCGACGATATCGCCCGCAGCTCCAGCACCCAGCAACAGCTTCGCGGCCCGGTGATGGTGGTGGAGTACCGCAAGACCGTGCGCACCTGGAAGACCGACGAGAAGACCAAGAAGCGCTATCAGGAAATCGGCGAAGAGCAGGGGCGCATGTTCTTCCTGCCGGAGCATTTCGAACTGGACGGCAAGGTCCAGACCGAACTGCGTGCCCGAGGCATCTACGAGGCGCGGCTGTTCCACGCCGACAACCACATCAGTGGCCAGTTCGTGGTGCCCGAGCAGTACGGGATCAAGGAAGATTTTGCCGACTACAAGTTCGCCCAGCCGTTCCTGGCAGTGGGCATCAGCGATATCCGCGGCATCGAGAATGCCCTGCAACTGCAGCTCAACGGCCAGACCCTGGATTTTGCCCCGGGCACTTTCGTCAGCTGGCTGGATGAAGGCGTGCATGTGACGTTGCCGCCCCTGGATCTGAAAAAAGCCAGTCGCCTGGACTTCGCCTTCGACCTGCGCCTGCAGGGCACCGGCCAACTGGCGGTGCTGCCGGTGGGCAAGACCAGCAAGGTCCTGCTGACGGCCAACTGGCCGCACCCGAGCTTCATCGGCAACTACCTGCCAGTGCGTCGGGAAGTCACCGAGAAAGGGTTCTCGGCCATCTGGCAGACCTCGTTCTTTTCCACCAACCTGGAACATGCCATGGAGCGTTGCGCACTCGGCACTCAATGCCAGGGCTTCAACAGTCGAAGCTTCGGTGTGAGCTTCATCGATCCGGTGGACCAGTACCTCAAGAGCGACCGGGCAATCAAGTACGCGCTGCTGTTCATCGGCCTGACCTTCGCCGGCTTCTTTCTGTTCGAGGTGCTCAAGAATCTGTCGGTGCATCCGATCCAGTACGGTCTGGTGGGCGTGGCCCTGGCGTTCTTCTACCTGTTGCTGCTGTCGTTGTCCGAGCACCTGGGCTTTGCGCAGGCCTATGGCGTGTCGGCGGCGGCCTGTGTGGGCCTGATCGGTTTCTATGTCAGCCATGTGCTGCACAGCTGGCGTAACGGCGCGATGTTCGCAGTCTCGCTGGCGGCCCTGTACGGCCTGCTCTATGGCCTGCTCAGTGCCGAGGACTACGCGCTGCTGATGGGCTCGTTGCTGCTGTTCGGCCTGCTGGGTGTGTTCATGGTGCTGACCCGCAAGCTGGACTGGTATGGCGTTGGCCAGCGCAAGGAGCCGCAGCCACTGCAATTCGACCTGGGGGTGATCCGTGAGTAG
- a CDS encoding TonB-dependent siderophore receptor, with translation MSRPLDTLLRPSLLAVAIALCAPLASPVLMAAEQSSSVRAYNLPAAPLASTLNQIASQGGLALSLNPSLAAGKTSAPVQGQFDAASALREALRGTGLQLERSSAGTYSLVATPDGVVALPETNISGQQAYESAWGPVEGYVATRTAAGTKTDTSLVEAPRSISVATRQQMTDRAVQNLDDAVRYMPGVTASSYGSDSRAEWLMVRGFEPTQFLDGLPLPKGIYTMPKMETWDLERVALLRGPASSVYGQTPPGGLLDMVSRRPEDVASHEVQLQIGSYQRKQISFDSTGPIDDEGRFLYRISGVVRDANTAIEHNQDKRYNLAPSLTWNIDEDTKLTFLSQFNRDDTGITSQFLPLQGTKLGSPAGKVKYHKNLGDPNWEFYDKTYYALGYAFEHRMNDVWQFRQNLRYTKSDLSFQGITAGGSYWPNKPDQAVSPDGTVRRGANIVNEDISQFAVDNNFQADFNTGELKHTLLLGLDHQRVNTNYKWLYGEAPTSNIIRPIYGQDFSQVSYSAYNDYNQKRQGTGLYLQDQIALDNWRLTLGGRQDWLHTDTKFYNITNQPHDKRDDHAFTGNAALSYVFDSGFTPYVSYAESFQAEAGGSNTGKAFEPSTGKQYELGLKYQPPGSAMLFTAAVYDLTRQNIVLTDNLGVSRPLGEVKVRGFELEAVGNVNENLKLTASYTYANSKMTKVGDPQDKNRPLPITPENQAAVWADYTWHNGLLDGFGVGFGARYIGETNNVPSGSLPYVASKSDGHTDSYTVYDAAVHYDLGRLSNSLKGTSVALNANNVFDKEYMSTCDGTYCYYGDRRNVMASVNYKW, from the coding sequence ATGTCCCGTCCGCTAGACACCCTGTTGCGCCCCAGCCTGCTGGCCGTTGCCATCGCCCTCTGCGCCCCCTTGGCCAGCCCGGTCCTGATGGCTGCCGAGCAGTCCTCCAGCGTGCGCGCCTACAACCTGCCCGCCGCGCCCCTGGCCAGCACCCTGAACCAGATCGCCAGCCAGGGCGGCCTGGCCCTGAGCCTGAATCCCTCCCTGGCGGCCGGCAAGACCTCGGCCCCGGTCCAGGGCCAGTTCGACGCTGCCAGCGCGCTGCGCGAAGCCCTGCGCGGCACCGGCCTGCAACTGGAGCGCAGCAGCGCCGGCACCTACAGCCTGGTAGCGACGCCAGACGGCGTCGTGGCCCTGCCGGAAACCAATATCAGCGGCCAGCAGGCCTATGAAAGCGCCTGGGGTCCGGTAGAGGGCTACGTCGCCACCCGTACCGCCGCCGGCACCAAGACCGATACCTCGCTGGTGGAGGCACCTCGCTCGATTTCCGTTGCTACCCGTCAGCAGATGACTGACCGCGCCGTGCAGAACCTCGATGACGCGGTGCGCTACATGCCTGGGGTTACCGCCAGCAGCTACGGCAGCGACAGCCGCGCGGAATGGCTGATGGTCCGAGGGTTCGAGCCCACCCAGTTTCTTGATGGGTTGCCGCTGCCCAAGGGCATCTACACCATGCCGAAAATGGAAACCTGGGACCTGGAGCGCGTAGCCCTTCTGCGTGGCCCGGCCTCTTCGGTCTATGGCCAGACTCCGCCTGGCGGATTGCTGGATATGGTCAGCCGGCGTCCAGAGGATGTCGCCAGTCATGAAGTGCAATTGCAGATCGGCAGTTACCAGCGCAAGCAGATCAGTTTCGATAGCACAGGCCCTATCGACGATGAAGGCCGCTTCCTGTACCGCATCAGTGGTGTAGTGCGCGATGCCAATACCGCCATCGAGCACAACCAGGACAAACGCTACAACCTGGCTCCCAGCCTGACCTGGAACATCGATGAAGACACCAAACTGACCTTCCTCAGCCAGTTCAACCGCGACGATACCGGCATCACCAGCCAGTTCCTGCCACTGCAGGGCACCAAGCTGGGAAGTCCGGCTGGCAAGGTGAAGTACCACAAGAACCTTGGCGACCCGAACTGGGAGTTCTACGACAAGACCTATTACGCACTGGGTTATGCCTTCGAGCACCGCATGAATGACGTGTGGCAGTTCCGTCAGAACCTGCGCTATACCAAGAGCGACTTGTCGTTCCAGGGCATCACCGCCGGCGGTAGCTACTGGCCCAACAAGCCCGACCAGGCTGTTAGCCCGGACGGCACCGTTCGCCGTGGGGCCAACATCGTCAACGAAGACATCAGCCAGTTCGCCGTGGACAACAACTTCCAGGCCGACTTCAACACGGGCGAGCTCAAGCACACCTTGTTGCTGGGCCTGGATCACCAACGCGTCAATACCAACTACAAGTGGTTGTACGGCGAAGCGCCCACCAGCAACATCATCCGTCCGATCTATGGCCAGGACTTCAGCCAGGTCAGCTACTCCGCATACAACGATTACAACCAGAAACGCCAGGGCACCGGGCTCTATCTCCAGGACCAGATAGCCTTGGACAACTGGCGTCTGACCCTTGGCGGTCGGCAGGATTGGCTGCACACCGATACCAAGTTCTACAACATCACCAACCAGCCCCATGACAAGCGCGACGACCATGCCTTCACCGGCAACGCGGCGTTGAGCTATGTCTTCGACTCGGGCTTTACCCCTTACGTTTCCTATGCCGAATCCTTCCAGGCCGAAGCAGGCGGCAGCAACACTGGCAAGGCGTTCGAACCCAGCACCGGCAAGCAATACGAACTGGGCCTCAAATACCAGCCCCCAGGCAGCGCCATGCTGTTTACCGCTGCGGTGTACGACCTGACCCGCCAGAACATCGTGCTCACCGACAACCTGGGGGTCAGTCGGCCACTGGGTGAGGTCAAGGTACGTGGTTTCGAACTGGAGGCCGTGGGTAACGTCAACGAGAACCTCAAGCTGACCGCCTCCTACACCTATGCCAACAGCAAGATGACCAAGGTCGGCGACCCTCAAGACAAGAACCGTCCATTGCCCATCACCCCGGAAAACCAGGCCGCGGTCTGGGCCGACTACACCTGGCACAACGGTCTCTTGGATGGCTTCGGCGTGGGCTTCGGTGCCCGCTACATCGGTGAGACCAATAATGTTCCTTCGGGCAGCCTGCCCTATGTCGCCAGCAAATCCGACGGTCATACCGACTCCTACACCGTCTACGATGCTGCCGTGCATTACGACCTGGGACGCCTGAGCAATTCGCTCAAGGGCACCAGCGTGGCCCTGAACGCCAACAACGTGTTCGACAAGGAATACATGTCGACTTGCGACGGCACCTACTGCTACTACGGCGATCGCCGCAACGTCATGGCCAGCGTCAACTACAAGTGGTAA
- the creC gene encoding two-component system sensor histidine kinase CreC yields the protein MTLGLRIFLVYLLFISFTGYFVLSTVMKEIRPGVRQSTEETLVDTANLLAEIMRDDFKAGTLNENRWPQLLRAYGERQPAATIWGLPKNQVNHRIYVTDARGIVVLDSSGLAVGQDYSRWNDVYLTLRGQYGARSSRALAEDPNSSVMHVGAPIRDNGQIIGVVTVAKPNSSLQPYVDRTEGRLVWYGAGLIAIGLLFGALLSWWLSAALRRLTAYAQAVSEGRRAELPHYRGGEMEQLATAVERMRTQLEGKAYVERYVHTLTHELKSPLAAIRGAAELLQEEMPQAQRQRFVGNIDSESARMQHLIERLLNLAQVEQRQGLEERVSVPLAPLVEELLDSQHGRIEGKQLQVEQQVPAELAWSGEPFLLRQALGNLLANALDFSPAQGLLRFTARRVEACVELVLFNQGEPIPDYALPRLCERFYSLPRPDSGRKSTGLGLNFVDEVVQLHGGQLRIHNVPGGVQVTLRLP from the coding sequence ATGACCCTGGGCCTGCGGATCTTCCTGGTCTACCTGCTGTTCATCAGTTTCACCGGCTACTTCGTGCTGAGCACGGTGATGAAGGAAATCCGCCCCGGGGTGCGCCAGTCCACCGAGGAGACCCTGGTGGACACCGCCAACCTGCTGGCAGAGATCATGCGTGACGATTTCAAGGCCGGCACCCTCAACGAAAATCGCTGGCCGCAACTGCTGCGGGCCTACGGCGAGCGCCAGCCGGCGGCGACCATCTGGGGTCTGCCCAAGAACCAGGTCAACCACCGGATCTACGTGACCGATGCCCGGGGCATCGTGGTCCTGGACTCCAGCGGCCTGGCGGTGGGCCAGGACTATTCACGCTGGAACGACGTCTACCTGACCCTGCGCGGACAGTACGGCGCACGCTCGTCGCGGGCGCTGGCCGAAGACCCCAACTCCTCGGTGATGCACGTGGGGGCGCCGATCCGCGACAACGGCCAGATCATCGGCGTGGTCACCGTGGCCAAGCCCAACAGTTCATTGCAGCCTTATGTCGATCGCACCGAGGGGCGCCTGGTGTGGTACGGCGCCGGGCTGATCGCCATCGGGCTGTTGTTCGGCGCGCTGCTGTCCTGGTGGCTGAGTGCCGCGCTGCGCCGCCTGACCGCCTATGCGCAGGCGGTGAGCGAGGGGCGGCGGGCCGAGCTGCCGCATTATCGCGGTGGCGAGATGGAGCAATTGGCCACGGCGGTGGAGCGCATGCGCACCCAGCTGGAGGGCAAGGCCTATGTCGAGCGCTACGTGCACACCCTGACCCATGAACTGAAGAGCCCGCTGGCCGCCATCCGTGGCGCGGCAGAACTGCTCCAGGAAGAGATGCCCCAGGCCCAGCGCCAGCGTTTCGTCGGCAACATCGACAGCGAAAGCGCGCGCATGCAGCACTTGATCGAGCGCCTGCTGAACCTGGCCCAGGTCGAGCAGCGCCAGGGCCTGGAGGAACGGGTGAGCGTGCCCCTGGCGCCCCTGGTCGAGGAGTTGCTCGACAGTCAGCATGGGCGCATCGAAGGCAAGCAGTTGCAGGTGGAGCAACAGGTGCCGGCGGAGCTGGCCTGGTCCGGCGAGCCGTTCCTGCTGCGCCAGGCCCTGGGCAACCTCTTGGCCAATGCCCTGGACTTCAGCCCGGCCCAGGGTCTGCTGCGCTTTACCGCGCGGCGGGTGGAGGCTTGCGTCGAGCTGGTGTTGTTCAACCAGGGCGAACCGATTCCGGACTACGCCCTGCCGCGCCTGTGCGAACGTTTCTATTCCCTGCCGCGTCCGGACAGCGGACGCAAGAGCACCGGCCTTGGGCTGAACTTCGTCGATGAGGTGGTGCAGCTGCACGGCGGCCAGTTGCGGATCCACAACGTGCCGGGCGGCGTCCAGGTCACCTTGCGCCTGCCTTGA
- a CDS encoding PepSY-associated TM helix domain-containing protein: MKSTTIRRWSFIHTWTSLICTVFLLMLALTGLPLIFHHEIDHLLGDAPELRQMPADTPRLDLQQLVKAAEAHRPGEVMQYFGWDEDEPNGVTTIMAKTAGTDPNLSYTFMLDARTGEALETPSANDGLMMFILRLHVDLLAELPGKLLLAFMGVLFVLAIISGTVLYLPFMRRLKFATVRQDKSSRLRWLDLHNLIGVVTLTWALVVGVTGVISACADLIIAAWRNDSLAAMVAPYRDAPPLAQLAPASRLLDIAQQAAPGMQPDFIAFPGTRFSSEHHYAVFLKGSSHLTSHLLTPVLIDASTLQVSAVGGRPWYMDAMGMSQPLHFGDYGGMPMKVLWAVMDVLTIIVLGSGLYLWIVRRRAARPLPEARR; this comes from the coding sequence ATGAAAAGCACAACCATCCGCCGCTGGTCCTTTATCCACACCTGGACCAGCCTGATCTGCACGGTGTTCCTGCTGATGCTGGCGCTCACCGGGCTGCCGCTGATCTTCCACCACGAGATCGACCACCTGCTGGGCGACGCCCCCGAGCTGCGGCAGATGCCCGCCGACACTCCACGCCTGGACTTGCAACAGCTGGTCAAGGCTGCCGAGGCCCACCGGCCGGGCGAGGTCATGCAGTATTTCGGCTGGGACGAAGACGAGCCCAATGGCGTGACCACCATCATGGCCAAGACCGCCGGCACCGATCCCAACCTCTCCTATACCTTCATGCTCGACGCCCGCACCGGCGAAGCACTGGAGACGCCCTCGGCCAACGACGGCCTGATGATGTTCATCCTGCGCCTGCACGTGGACCTGCTCGCGGAGCTGCCGGGCAAGCTGTTGCTGGCCTTCATGGGCGTGCTGTTCGTGCTGGCGATCATCTCCGGTACGGTGCTGTACCTGCCGTTCATGCGCCGCCTGAAGTTCGCCACCGTGCGCCAGGACAAGTCCAGCCGCCTGCGCTGGCTCGACCTGCACAACCTGATCGGCGTGGTGACCCTGACCTGGGCCCTGGTGGTGGGGGTGACGGGCGTGATCAGCGCCTGTGCCGACCTGATCATCGCCGCCTGGCGCAACGACAGCCTCGCGGCGATGGTCGCGCCCTACCGCGATGCCCCGCCGCTCGCCCAACTGGCACCGGCCAGCCGTCTGCTGGACATCGCCCAGCAAGCGGCCCCGGGCATGCAACCGGACTTCATCGCCTTCCCCGGCACGCGCTTCTCCAGCGAGCATCACTATGCGGTATTCCTCAAGGGCAGCAGTCACCTGACTTCCCACCTGCTGACCCCGGTGCTGATCGATGCCAGCACGCTACAGGTGAGCGCCGTGGGCGGGCGCCCCTGGTACATGGATGCCATGGGCATGTCGCAACCGCTGCATTTCGGTGACTACGGCGGCATGCCGATGAAGGTGCTGTGGGCCGTGATGGACGTGCTGACCATCATCGTCCTGGGCAGCGGCCTGTACCTGTGGATCGTCCGGCGCCGTGCCGCCAGGCCGTTACCGGAGGCGCGCCGATGA
- the creB gene encoding two-component system response regulator CreB, with the protein MPHILIVEDEAAIADTLIFALQGEGFSTTWLSLGRAALEHQRTTPADLVILDIGLPDISGFETCKELRRFSEVPVMFLSARDGEIDRVVGLEIGADDYVVKPFSPREVAARVKAILKRVVVRAAPEPEAVALFAIDPQRVQISYRGQPLSLTRHEFRLLQCLLEQPERVLSREQLLDALGVMADVGYERNIDSHVKSLRAKLRLVAAQAEPIQTHRGLGYSYSPSHA; encoded by the coding sequence ATGCCCCATATCCTGATTGTCGAAGACGAAGCGGCCATTGCCGACACCCTGATCTTTGCCCTGCAAGGCGAGGGTTTCAGCACCACCTGGCTGAGCCTTGGGCGCGCAGCCCTCGAGCACCAGCGCACGACCCCGGCGGACCTGGTCATCCTCGACATCGGCTTGCCGGACATCAGCGGTTTTGAAACGTGCAAGGAGCTGCGACGGTTCAGCGAAGTGCCGGTGATGTTCCTCAGCGCCCGGGACGGCGAGATCGACCGGGTGGTCGGCCTGGAGATCGGTGCCGACGACTACGTGGTCAAGCCCTTCAGCCCCCGTGAGGTGGCAGCGCGGGTCAAGGCCATCCTCAAGCGCGTGGTTGTGCGAGCAGCGCCGGAGCCGGAAGCGGTGGCGCTGTTCGCGATCGATCCGCAGCGGGTGCAGATCAGCTATCGCGGCCAGCCCTTGAGCCTGACCCGACATGAGTTCCGCCTGCTGCAATGCCTGCTGGAACAACCCGAGCGGGTGCTCAGCCGCGAGCAGTTGCTCGATGCCCTGGGGGTAATGGCGGATGTCGGTTATGAGCGCAACATCGACAGCCATGTGAAGAGCCTGCGGGCCAAGCTGCGCCTGGTGGCGGCCCAGGCCGAGCCGATCCAGACCCACCGTGGCCTGGGCTACAGCTACAGCCCGAGTCACGCCTGA